TTGACCGATGCAAAATTATAGATCTACCTTTAAAGCCGTAAGATCAGTCcatgattataatttatatgtgCGTAATGTTGAGTATTGAACACTTGTTATCGGACCTTAAAGCATTaggcattaaaacaataaacgGGAGTAGGAACATGCGTTTTAATCCCGTCTCACCGTGTTGAGACGGGATGTAGGTCGCAGCAACTTGGTATCAAATGTATAAGGTCATGGTTCATATATAGATCAATGGGCTAAAATGAAATATTGTTGCTTGTCTGGCCTATAATACTACTATTTATCAAGACAATTTAACATAACGACTATCACCTTGTGGAAACTCTATTTGGAGCGCAAACTTGCATCGGTTTCTGAAAGATATAGATTACAATTATTGACATAATACTATTAGCCACACAACATACTCGCTAAGTGTCTTCAACACATGTTGACACCACTGTAAAAAAGCATGGGTGTATATATAAAGTCAGAATAACCGTAACGCAAAGGTTATCAACGTGATGATCACAATATAGGGAGAAAGATATTTGTTtcgttattaaaatgtttaaatttatagtACAACATTTCCGATTGCCATGCGACCATGTCCGTCATACCTTAGAAGTCGCAATGTAGGTTATTACATATGTACTCTCTTTACAATTATGCCGATTAAgataaatatcattttattatgTCATAATGTAATGTGTTTGACGAAGTCTATTATTTACTGTTTTACTTGGTATTTGCATATGTATTTGTCTGGGTGTAATGGCTAGGTATTTGCTGTATCGGGCTTGTTTACTACTGAGATTCTTGTCCAATTGTGTAAAGTCAATTAATAGTAAAATTTGCAATTAAATGTACCAATCTACTTACACTCACATATACATTTAACACTTTGGTCATATAGCAATTACAGTGATAGTTGTGAAAATATGGGAGTCTTGTGCGGATTATTTTCTTGGTGTtcaagtttgttttaaatatgggTTTAGTGTTCTTTTTAAGAGTGCATGAAGATAGCACTCCTTGTACTCGGATAAAGCTAGAGCGGTGCGGTAAGGTCGACAGCGGTGCATAGATAATATGAAAACCGACAGCCATGTCATATATAAGCCATTTGAACGCGTACACAATCTTAAAAGACACAAAATGTTGAACAAGCATTGTCGCTTTAAAATAAGACTTCAAATTACAGTCAATTTGTGGAATGTATTCTCATGTTTAATGAGGATTTTCCTTATGTGATGATAGAAATTCCAAGAAATCGATAACTtccggattaccgcccctgaatactcgcgcGCGACGACTTACGGTACTGAAAAACAATACAGCGACCTATATGTTTGAAAAGGTCCGTGAACAATAATAGGATGCGAAGCACTTTTATCTAATATATTTGAAGATGTAAATAGTTTCTGTTATCGAAATGATCATTACATAATAGTTcgtatgttataaataaatatttttttcagttatTTGGTGATTACAGGAAACAAGATTCTAATATGCATTGTTTTTTAAAGtcataaaactcagcatgaattgATTTCCCTGAttgtcattttaaatgttatcagAATGTGACGCATGGcatcttatcttaataacggtatcaacacatgtgcagacatgtggtgtcgcAGACATATCAATTAACACTTTTAAACCACCCTTGGGACATCGCCTTCCACTGAAGAAAAGCTTTTGTGCCTCTATCGCAGATGTTTTTTTCAAGACCATAATATCTACTTTGCTTAAAATGACAATCCGAAATTAACAAAGAAAAACATGAATTATTGTgttcgtgttttgtttttgtatcgttaatttaGACTTTATTACGAAAATTTAATATAGGCATTTATAAGTTTAGGAAATGTAGAGAACATCACTGGAGCTATTTAAGTTTATGTAAGGctccatattttttatattgaacatttttatcgtaaatttagacactattaagaaaaattaataaattattaaatcaatttagtaaacattatttaaataataaaataccattaaagttaTAGGTAAAAGCtgatatgtacttttcaattaaaaagtatGCAAcgtcctgacatcttacacagttatGCTAATGAATAGCTCCGGCACCTGTTCATTTAAAACTCATATCCGGCAAGAGCTTTTGTAAAAAGTTGAGAGCGATTTATAAGATATTAATTAAAATGGAAACTTCagttttagactaaaccataaacatatttttaatttaaaaaaacgtttaccTCTACATGAAATCTTAAAgagttttgcttataaatatttccggaccaattttagaTTAAATCACAAAATGTACTTGGGctttatatttttacattacCTTTAAAAAGATACTTGAATAAGAAATATAAATAACGAACTAATTAATATTcagacaaacaaagatatgtacaaTTGAATAAAACAAGTCCGCCTCGGTCTTGAATCTTATAAAGTTTCTTAATTAGTATCTCCGGTACTATATGAGTATTtacataaagaaataataatgtttaaaacaaaggcagatatctactTCTCAATATAATTGTCTACTTCGGCCTTATTTCATTCAAAGTTTCGCTAATTAATAtttccggcactatttacgctaaaatcacaaaaTTTACTTCAGACTTAAGATATTGATAGAACATTTATAATTATCCTTGAATAATTCCATTCAATAAAGAATTACTTACATTTCAGGCAATGGCATTACTGAAAAGTGTGCTTTAAAAAGCtaactcggccttaaacattacgtgttgtaaCTAAATAGTGTTGCAGagatacatattttataaatctatcgtgtatatttcttatttaacatCTATTCTTTAACGCTGTGAAACATATCGAGACTACTTTGTTTCATGATTGACTTGCTTGCAATCATAGTGTCCTAAgtgataaaatattgtttattgaaataaaaggGATATACGCTATGGTTACGCTGAAATCTGCCTAATTCTTCAGTACCGTCTTCAGTAGCGGGCCACGTGATAGTCAATGTGGCGgtggtcaatttatcgattccgGATTTTCTGTAGCAAATAGTAATCATTTGACCATATTTCTATTATTGTAAAACGTTTGTGTTGTGTTATTCGTGTAAAGCATGCGACTTAATGCTACCAAATAtacattaaagtttaaaaaacaagCCTGTTTGAACTCTGTACCGGCTTCCTCTTCTAACAAAACAACTTATCAGGTCTACtggttatttgttttacaaagttaTAGATCTACAGCATTCACTTTTCATTTATTCATTGTACTTGGAATAGTTCTATCTGCCTTTACAAATGTGTTTCTAAGAGCATATTTTGAAGTTAAAATGAACGTActgaaatatttttgtattaaatatactGCGATTCTTAGCGTTAAATTAGTCAAATTTATAAAATACCCAACATTCAGTGCAATTTCACGATCATTGCTATCGATCAAAATCGATAATATTTGAGATTTAATTTAATGAGAAAAATAGCAATCGTTCAAGTAAAAATGAGTACACTTTATTCTTAGCTATGATCATTTTATGTCATAACTGTCGTTTTAAGATTGAAAATGTATTGGTGTCATTTTTCTCTTTCTTCTTTGGAAGTACATGTAAACGGAATTAGTGATTTGTTTTGTCTGTAAGCAGCTCATCTCTCggatacatacatataaaacaacactGAATGCCAACGTTCACGGCAATTTGTAATATGTAATTGTTATACCGATATATTAAACATCCCGCGTGCCAGTCTATAACACACAGTTGTAATCAGCGGAACGTCGTTTTATGTGGCCGCAGGTTTGAACAAGACAATGGTCCAATTGTACATTCTCACTGATGAATCGTGCACATATATCTGAATAAAACCCTGAAAAAGACGTTTAGTCGAAAGCGATAGGGTATAAGATATTTACTTTTTACACTGTTTTATCCTGTATATatagtatttattgtttaaattgtattaaacacATTTGTGACAATTTGATCTTCAGCAGCGACATACATGCGTCTGGTTGGGGGTCCATCATCCTATGAAGGCCGTGTAGAGGTGTATTTCAACGGGACCTGGGGTACCGTTTGCGATGACGATTTTGACAACAAGAGCGCAGCTGTCGTCTGCAACATGCTCAATCTTCCGAGGTGAGGAAAAGAGTAGTTGTTTATTAAGCTACGTACAAGTTGAGGCCGTAAAGCTTTTGTTTTATATTGCTGAACAATAACTCTAGTAAGTGGCCCCTCATGCCTGTTCAACATAGGAATTTTAAAATCGAATAACGTTGAAATCTAGTACATAcggaatttaattaaataatatattatgttgaaTTTTAAGATTGCGTTCAATTTGAACCTGATGTACGTTTTCTACAATGCTATTTAATTTTCAAGCACTGTAATTTAACATTAATCGATACATGTGTCCATTAGTTCCGGAGCCCAACATAGGGATGGTGCCTATTACGGTCAGGGTACTGGCACCATATGGCTGGACGATGTTCGGTGCCTTGGAAATGAAAACGATATAGACCGGTGTCCACACAGTGCTTGGGGAACCCACAACTGTCGTCACGGCGAAGATGTGGTCGTCGTTTGCGCTCATGGTATGGTCTTAGTCTTCATTTTTGTACTGCTCATGAGTGGGACTTAGAGTGTTTATTTAATGAGTATGGTTGACTGTTTTTTATGAACACGGTAAAAGCTATTTTTTAAGAGTATTTTTATTTTTCCCAGGTTTTATTTATTAGCTTGAGTTCGCGTaagatatatgtttttttattatttctggaCTGGATGTGTATTTAAAACTTTATAAGTTTAAGAATACGTTAAGTTTGTATAAGACTTGATATTCGGTagttttgggacataatatactatATGTGGTGACAGTGATGCTGACGATGTTGACTGCGATGATTATTTTCAGACATAAAATGGTATACAAATAAAACGTACATATTTATAGAACAGTTTAATTAGAATGTATTATCTTTATTtccttaaatatatgttttacatatttaCTCCACGGAACACAGACATTATTTTAAGTGGCTGTTAAATTATATGTGAGTACAACAGAAATGGAATAGTTCAAACTGATGTTTGACCTTCAGCTGCGACACCCGTGCGTCTGGTCGGGGGTCCAGCAGCCAATGAAGGCCGAGTTGAAGTGTTTTACCAGGGGGTTTGGGGAAGCGTGTGCGATGACCTTTTTGACACGAAGAGCGCAGCTGTCGTCTGCAACATGCTCAACATGACCAGGTGAGAAAATGAGTTGTAGCCCATAAAGCCTCTTTGAGTCGTAGTCGATAAAGCGTCGTTGATTCATCAACAATTTATCttctttgaattataaaaaaataattgcgtCGTAATCCATATAgctttttatgaaattattaattcTACTCAAAAAAGCCATATATATTACGACGCCATTATTCTTATATTTGAAATCTACACTGACCATTTCAGTCTAAGTCCATAAAGCTTTTTTGAGTTTTAGACATTAAAGTGTGTGCACGAATTCATATAAAATCAAGGCATTAACAATGGTACAATCAATTGTACAATATTCATGAATCTGATTGTATTCCAATGAGATATGTTAAAATCATTGAGTTACGTACATGTAGAATTACTGGCTTTTTATCATGGCCAAATAGAGAAGAAGTAGCCTTATGTGCTCTTTGTATATTATTAATAACCAAAACACAGACATGTTTCTTCACCATTGCCATCTTacacaaatacatttaaacaatgcAGTCCAATTCATTATCATAGTTGTATTCGTAAATCAAATACAGCTTTTGTATTTATTTAGCTTGTAGGTCAAATCAgttttgtttcaatgattttagtcagttgaattattgttgaacattttctTGATTAAGGACTGATCAAAAGAGAAGTTGCAAGGTGCCTTACAACGGTTTTTTCGTATGTTGATTTAAAACTGGTGTAAGCGGTATGCATAGCTATATCAAGTACCGATATGTAATATTCAACGATACATTTGTCCATAAGTTCCAGAGCCCAGCCAAAACCAGGTGCATACTACGGCCCCGGCACCACCACGATCTGGTTAGACGATGTCCGGTGCAATGGCAATGAGACCAATATCGACATTTGTCAACACAACGCGTGGGGAACAAACAACTGTAATCATTCTAAAGATGTGGGTGTCTTGTGCAATCAAGGTGTGTTATTAGTTTTTAAGTTAATTTTAGATACCATTTTTTAAACGagtataatataataacattgaaaataaaactaaaaaatatttttgattttcAAAAAGCTATGATTTTGATGATCGTCAATTTCCTTAATGCGCTCTTACGATCGgaaatgtttattttcttttGTTACCAATAAAGTATTTTGATTGCAATGCAAGATCTGTTGTAAAGCAATTAAATGCGTATTCCCTATCTAGTAGATCACATAGTTTCgttaattatcatattataaccatatatttagttttttgtttattgtaattatcaacatcaaataatattAAGGAATACTCTTGTACCAATTGTTGTTAATAATACAAAAGCTTGTAATATTACACGTGTGTGTTTAAATACGTTTTTGTCATGCATTGAGAAGCAATATTCGGCCAAGTTTAATAATTTTCACTTATTCAAGACTTTTATAAAAGCTGCGTTCAACGCGTTCATTGTTTAATGGTCTAAACGAGAAGGCATGCTATAGTAAGAACCTATATAGCTCCGTCATTCAGGTTGTGGAGCATGGAATAGTGATTCTAGTTCGGTAAACTATCaaactataaaatacaaaaacggGACCACGTTCGGCGCAGAGGCTGTTATGACGTGCTACTCGGGTTACCATGTCGTCAACAAAACTAACACAAGTTCTGAATCAGCGATATGTACAGGGAATGGTACATGGAGTACACCTACATATTCAGCGTGTGTTCATACAGTTAATAGTATACTTTTCATAAATATTATTCAATGCATATTTAATGTCAATCAATGCTCAATGAATGCTATTACTTTTTATGGTTCTACAGATATAGACTTGTGTTACTGAAAACGGGTAACTGTTTAAGTTTAACGtcctctgttgttgttttttgtaataagccTTGCATATAGGAGCATACGATTTCAAGTACTATCACAATCTCCTGTCCGAGTTAAATAGCATTGGTATGCAAACCGTAAATTAAAGGTCCAACTATGTTGACAATTATGgtgatttatattaaataaaaccagTTATATCTATCCATACACATCTAGAATGATTTAATTTGATGACAATAATTACATAAATCTATACAAAGGTAACTTCTGTGTGAAGTTTGGCACTGTCACCATTAACGAAAATGTCGTCTATGACGCGATTAGCGTCCTTCACAAGAGGAATAGTTTTCAATAGGTTAAGAACCCTGGAGGACTAAAAAAGCTACATTGGATTCCGTTTGTTCTTTTTGCGACGGTGCTTGACATTCATTAGAGGCGTTATAAAACATCTTAAGGCTACGCTCGACTCAATTTCAAGACACAGTCAAGCTGAAATTATGACAGTCCGCGTCTGTCCTGTATTATATTATAAGGCTTGATGGTTTTCGCATCGTTACGCTTTATGTATGTGTCATGCCTTAATGCGTTTAACTCTTCTATTGTTGCATGTTGGGATACATGTAATAATACGAAggtctttatttatatatttcatatatttatttatatatttcagattGTGGAGGTTGGTACAGTGATTCTAATTCGGATTACCAtcatcaaataaaatacaaaaacgcgACAACGTTCGGTTCTGAGGCTGTTATGACGTGCAATCCGGGGCACCATGTCGTCAACAAAACTAACATACGTTCTGAATCAGCTTATTGTACAGAAAATGGCACATGGAGTGCACCTACCTATTCAGCGTGTGTTCCAATAGGTAAATACTGATAATtaagtataaaaaatatcaacCGTAATTATTGCAATCTGCTATTTTCAAATCTcatgaatacaattattttacgTTATATCACACATATAAAGGAGAAGTTTAATTTAGTTGGTATAATGCgaaatcatttaaaaacaaaacaaactaaagaggataattatttgtaattattctttaaaacaaacattcaGTAAATTATCAAATTAATAGAAAATTAAGAAGCTACTGTTAATACGCTGATAACAATGAATGTGTGCAGATTAAAGAGGGTCttcttgtttacatattttgataaataGTTTATAATGTGCAAGTTAATAACTTTGTGTTGTATTCCGTAATATGTGTGTGGTGTATTGAACATACgacgtatataaagtataaaatatcattttgtccACAACCGTGTTTTTTCCTACCACAATCCAAAGAAATTTGTCAGCGTGTTTAACAGGTCGAATTTCACATCGACGGTTCGGTTATTAACCATTtggtaaaacaaaacatttgtgtaAAGCCACATAAAACGTGGCAACAAGCAAGAGTGCAAttcttaaatattataatttcattcGAGTAACATCTGGTTATCATCCAATGGTATTTTCCACTTATTTACCGAAAGGTATGAATCGAATATAATACATACGTCTAATGACTATATAAAACGGGTATATGATCGCAAGGGCATGCAATAAATAGGAGAAAAAGTAGAAAAACTTCTTAGAGGACATCTATCTgatattaaatttcaaatataaaattcgaGAGTCTTATGtgtcgtgttatgagaaaacttggcaaaatgcttgtgcgtaaattgtcatcccagattagcctgtgcagtccgcacaggctaatccgggacgacacttaccgaCTTTACTGCattttcgcaaagaagagacatcatttaaacgaaaaattcccgAAAAGCGGAAATTGTCAAAGAGAACGCATTtgtataacaatataataaagATCAAGGTTGGATTTTCAGACAATTTGTTTTTACACATAACAATATGCAGTCCACTTCACGCGCATTGGTAATACCCATATAGAGGTAGTATTTTTACGGAAACGTTCAGAGGCGACAATGTCGCCGAATGTCACTGGTTTAATTACCCCACGTAACTATGAAGTTtactatttcaatattttattcgTTGAGTGTTATCAAACGATTAGTATAAAATTACTCTTGGTATTCtgaacattttattaaacaattaaatatctaTTTATATTTCGTCTCACTGGCTATTTGTTTTACGCATAGAGAATTGTGGTCGTAAAAAGCTACGATAAAATGTAAATGGTTACCAGTAGTTATGTGCCTTTGAATTTAGCCATGTCTCTGACAAAGCGGGTCTGGTTATTTATCATATAAGTCATCCTAGTTGAAACTagtttaaatattttagtttttgggCTCATCATTTTCtcgaaataatacataaatacttGATAAGAGCAGTGAAATATAATACTTGTAAGTAGATGATAACGCCCTTATCGGTTAAATTATAAAGTGTATAATCGTTTATATTAATGTGTTCTTGATTGATATAGATTTTATGATCAGGATTTTCTTAAAGAacatatttgacatttaaaaatgttaatagtTACATGGTTATCATGACGCATAtactataaataaaattaaagcgCAAACACATCGTTCATatacaaatgcaaacaataacatTATACTTTATATCTTTATAAGTAAATAAATCAGCAGCATATAGGCTTTGATTATGACgtaaaaatgtgataaaaaaatcaataattgtatataaaaaataaacgtgTGTTTTGGTTGCACAGATTCTAGGTATTATCAATATCTGAAGAATGTATATTATCATTTAACATTGTGGAGATCCTGGTTTTGTTTTGGTTAGATAAGAGAAATAGTAAGTGATGCAACAATTTAGATATTTAAGTGTCACTGATGCAGATAATAATACAAGCTTGTATATGTTTTATCTTTCAGATTGTGGAGATTGGCATAGTGATAATATTTCTGATAACCACCTAGCAATAATCTACATAAACGCGACAACGTTTGGTTCTGAGGCTGTTATGACGTGCAATCCGGGGTACCATGTCGTCAACAAAACTAACACACGATCTGAATCAGCTGTTTGTACAGAGAATGGAACATGGAGTACACTTACTTGTTCGGCGTGTGTTTTAATAGGTCAATTATCATTAGAAAGTATGCTTATATCAACCGCAATACATACAGGCTGCGATTTTTAAACTTAATGCGAAAAGATAAAAGCGGTCGTAACAGATAAATTCCAAAGTTTATTATCGTTTTTATGAATGTGGTCTTGTTATAGATgttatgttcaggtttttatttacaaacacatttttttaaattaaagaagttACATAGTAATCACGTCGCACATAACCATACAATATTATGGACATTATGGCGCACTAAGTAATTTTTATatgcaaatgcaaacaataaCTTTATAAGAAAGTGAATAAATCATAACCTTTTATGCTTTGAGAAGGTTTTAGAAAAgacataattatacaaaaattgaaaattgttcGGCTGCACATCTTCTTGTCATCATCATTACCTGAAGAATGTATACTATCACTGAACGCAGTGGAGAGTTATATTGCTTTACTAAGATAAGAGGGCTGGTCGATTATTACCATCGAAGGTTATTAAAATGTTACTGAGGTCATGAACACATTCCAATCGAAGACCTATTTGCGTGTACCATAATCTTTTAACAGGGGTTTCTCTTTGAACATGGCCTTTTGGAATAGAATGAGTTGTTCGCAGCAACGAAACTTAGATACGAATATAGATTATTCAACTGAGCGCACAATGCACAAAGATATCTTTTTGCTTAGGTTTATACCTGTCGGCTTCGGTCCCTTACCTATTTTAGAGCTTCGGCTTCGTTTCTTCGTGTGTTTCAGGGATTTTAATGCGGTTCGTCTATGCCAGAAGGTCCTCAGTGATAAAAACTCtttgttaaatacttataatacacGATAATACACACAAGAGCTAGTAACACAATTTGTCAtcgttttaacaaaaaaatgttaaCTGAACTATAActaaattgttatatttgtttgtgTCCATTTGATGTcaattaattaacaaataaacGGTTTATGTATTAGTTATGGTTCTAATAACGCCgaatattaattcaaataattacaatagtaaaattaaatacttttatgAATAACAATCAAACGAATATTTAAGATTTTTTCGTTTATAATACCAACTTTAAGATTCAATCGTCTGTCTCAAAAACAAATTCAGTCACTAAAGATAACACTTTATGGGTGTGATCACACAAACTAATGTCTTAGTTCGTTCAATTCTTTTATTTGTAAAGCAATGAACCTTGGGATGCATATAATACAAATGCCTATTTTGTATCTTACAGATTGTGGGAAGTGGTATAGTGATTCTAGTTTGGATAACCATCAACCAATAATTTACAAAAACGCGACAACTTTCGGTTCTGATGCTGAAATGACGTGTTATCCGGGGTATCATGTCGTCAACAAAACCAACACACGTTTTGAATCTGCTACTTGTACAGCGAATGGAACATGGAGTCCACTTACATATTCAGCGTGTGTTCAAATAGGTAATACATAATTAGAAGGTATACTATCAACAGTTATTAATACAATCTATTCAGAAGTTTTATTAAGATCGATTATTTATAATctaattaaatataagatttgtGATTGTGctttgaacaacactttcaggCACTTATCAATGTCAACTACAATGCATTATACGTTAATGAATATACATGAATGCCGatttaagattttatttcaagaatgCCCAGTTTTGGATACTTACGACAATCTAACAATCGAATTGGCGCCAAATCCATCAAAGGCAATCTCCAACACGACGGCAACGTTTTCTTGTTCACCGGGCACGACGCTGGTCGGTTTGGCAACATTAACATGCAGGATTACTGGTCAATGGACAGGACCTGCACCTAAATGCATTGTGTGTAAGCGATAATGTTAAGCTAACCTGATCAAAACGTGCTCGTGGTGAGCAATTGATTTGCCGTGATTTCCGTCGTTCATCCTTGCATGCGTACGACATATTCCCCAGGTGGGGCATAAGTTGACGAAACTAAACAGAAATTGTCCATGGGTAGTCCTCTATTGAAGTTTTTCAAATGGGTTCGGTTCGTTGATTATTAACGTTGCCAAaagaagtttaaaaataaaaatctttaaaaatcttctcctCTATAATCGCATATCCAAGTAacagggcattgtgtttctctgCGAATTCGTTTAAATCATCCCCTTGATGAGGGGACCCGAGAGGTTTCCTTAAACGTTATAAGAAA
This genomic window from Dreissena polymorpha isolate Duluth1 unplaced genomic scaffold, UMN_Dpol_1.0 chrUn037, whole genome shotgun sequence contains:
- the LOC127863783 gene encoding deleted in malignant brain tumors 1 protein-like, with product MWALICTLCMWTMAGQTAATYMRLVGGPSSYEGRVEVYFNGTWGTVCDDDFDNKSAAVVCNMLNLPSSGAQHRDGAYYGQGTGTIWLDDVRCLGNENDIDRCPHSAWGTHNCRHGEDVVVVCAHAATPVRLVGGPAANEGRVEVFYQGVWGSVCDDLFDTKSAAVVCNMLNMTSSRAQPKPGAYYGPGTTTIWLDDVRCNGNETNIDICQHNAWGTNNCCGAWNSDSSSVNYQTIKYKNGTTFGAEAVMTCYSGYHVVNKTNTSSESAICTGNGTWSTPTYSACVHTIVEVGTVILIRITIIK